CAGAAACGGATTGCGGTACTTCGGATTGGGGAGCATTCCCGCCAGCATCGCTGCTTCAGGAAGGGTGATGGCACTGGCCGGTTTGCCGAAATAGTAGCGCGCTGCCGCCTCCGCGCCGTACACACCATCCCCCCACTCCACGACGTTGAGGTAGAGCTCAAGGATGCGTTGCTTGGAAAGGACCTTCTCCATCCGCCGCGCCACCACCAGCTCGCGCAGCTTGCGCGTGAGGGTCTTTTCTTTGGAAAGAAAAGCGTTTTTGGCCAGCTGCTGGGTAATCGTACTGGCGCCCCGTGCCCAGCGCCGGGCTTTCCAGTCCTTGGCCAGCGCCTCCTTGATCATCTCCGGCCGGATCCCCTCATGCTGGAAGAAGGTGTCGTCCTCGCTGGTGATGACGGCCTTGACGAGCCACGGCGAGATCTGGGCCAGCGGCCGCCACAGACGACTGACCCCGGCGGTCACGGAGAGGATGAATCGTCCTTGAACGTCGTGCACCTCGGTAGCGGTGGCAGGACGATAGGCGCGGATGGCCTCTTCTCCGGGCAGGTCTCGCAGCAGCCACCACAACGCACCTGCAACCGTCGCAATGCCCAAGGCACACACCACCAGCAGAGCCACCAGGCACCGCCACCACCAGCGTGGCCCGGCCTTGGCAGGGGCCGCAATGTGTTGCTCCTGATCCTCCATCGCCATCACCTTTCCCCCTTCTTGCCGCTCACTCTCTCACCAACCGACCCTTACCCCTTGACGCCTCCCAAGGTCAGTCCCGAGACCAGCCATCTGCTCAAGAAAAGGAACAGCGCCACCACCGGAATGCTCACGATGATTGCCCCCGCCGAGTAGAGTCCCCAGGCCACTTCCATGTTGGACTGGAACATCTTCAGACCCAACGGAAGAGTGAAAAGATCCTGGTCCTGGATGAGCACATTGGCCACCAGATACTCTGACCAGGCGGTCATGAAGGAAAAGAGCGCGGTGATCACCAAGGCCGGTGCCGCAAGTGGCAGCACGATTTGCCAAAAGGTGCGCAGCGGCGAGCACCCGTCAATGGCGGCGGCCTCCTCCAGACTAAAGGGGATAGTATCGTAGTAGCCTTTCATCTGCCAGGTGGTGAAAGGCAGCGCAGTGGCCGAATAGGCGATGATCAGTGCCCAGTAGGAATCGTAAGCCTTGAGTTTGATGAGGACGATGAACAGCGGCAACAGAAGCATGGTCACCGGGAACATCTGCGTGGTGATGAGGGCCACCATGGCCTGGTCGCGCCCAACGAAGCGATAGCGGGAAAAGGCATAGCCCGCGGTGGCAGCCAAGCTGACGCCAACCAATGTCACCACCGCCGAAACCAGGCTGCTGTTGGCCATCCAGCGCAAGAATGGCTCCTCGAGTAGCAAACGCTGGTAGGACTGCAGCGTAGCGTCCGCCGGGATGATCGCCAACGACTTG
Above is a window of Calditrichota bacterium DNA encoding:
- a CDS encoding sugar ABC transporter permease codes for the protein MRGPRTLSPIGKALSYLVLSLFALFALYPILCVFSVSLRPGDRLLSKSLAIIPADATLQSYQRLLLEEPFLRWMANSSLVSAVVTLVGVSLAATAGYAFSRYRFVGRDQAMVALITTQMFPVTMLLLPLFIVLIKLKAYDSYWALIIAYSATALPFTTWQMKGYYDTIPFSLEEAAAIDGCSPLRTFWQIVLPLAAPALVITALFSFMTAWSEYLVANVLIQDQDLFTLPLGLKMFQSNMEVAWGLYSAGAIIVSIPVVALFLFLSRWLVSGLTLGGVKG
- the mtgA gene encoding monofunctional biosynthetic peptidoglycan transglycosylase yields the protein MAMEDQEQHIAAPAKAGPRWWWRCLVALLVVCALGIATVAGALWWLLRDLPGEEAIRAYRPATATEVHDVQGRFILSVTAGVSRLWRPLAQISPWLVKAVITSEDDTFFQHEGIRPEMIKEALAKDWKARRWARGASTITQQLAKNAFLSKEKTLTRKLRELVVARRMEKVLSKQRILELYLNVVEWGDGVYGAEAAARYYFGKPASAITLPEAAMLAGMLPNPKYRNPFLRFEKVMGHQRRVLHLMRNNGVISAEEYQAALETPVVLNPEGPKALRRSLARSGNCFEDLLVRYLRNKLGEARLLSGRPVSLALDLEVQRAMGSRARGEGPLIVAARRHGHIVAFACVDSTDAERLLRVEMREVEEEAISAGLDSTTSALSDPLHDCALEVISDEDLMHEDLLLQPSRMRG